The nucleotide sequence GTCGGCGCGCTGGCCGCGGTTGATCATCCACTCGCGCAGCGCGCCGCTGAGGATCGCCAGCACGACGTCGTTGGCGGTCCCGCCGTGGGCCCGGCGGATCCGCCGGATCTCGGCGGTGTCCAGCCGGACGAGGCCGAGCCGTCGTTCGGTCGACGGCGGCGCGCTGATCGGCGACAGCGGCGAACGGGTCGCGCGGACGACCGAAGAGGCGATCCCGGCCTGTGCCAGCGTCGAGCCGACGGCTTCCTTGACAGCGTCCACAGGGGAGCGGGGCGCGGGCGGCACGGACCCGCTGTGCGGACGCCTCGGCGCGCGCGGGAGTTCGTCGAGCAGGCCGACGGCGACGGCGTACGCGCCCGCCCCGTCGGTGAGGGCGTGGTGCAGTTTCAGCAGCAACGCGAACTCGCCGTCCGGCAGGCCGGTGACGAGATGCAAGTCCCACAAGGGTTTTCCGGTGTCGAGCGGCCGCCCCATCCAGTGCGAGGCGTAGGCGGACAGCGGGTCCGGTTCGTACAGGGAGCTCAGGTGATGATGTGAAATATGTTCACTGGCAACGAAATCCGGGTCTTCGGCCCAGACGGCGGCACCGGGCGGGAACAGCGCGGTACGGGGGCGCTGACGCAGCTTCGGAAGCCGTGCGGCCCGCTCGGCCAGCAACGCGGTCAGCCTCCGCGCGTGCACCTGCCCGTGCGGGC is from Amycolatopsis lurida and encodes:
- a CDS encoding wax ester/triacylglycerol synthase family O-acyltransferase produces the protein MSGPQLSALDVAFLCLESETTPMHMGAVVTFRPHGQVHARRLTALLAERAARLPKLRQRPRTALFPPGAAVWAEDPDFVASEHISHHHLSSLYEPDPLSAYASHWMGRPLDTGKPLWDLHLVTGLPDGEFALLLKLHHALTDGAGAYAVAVGLLDELPRAPRRPHSGSVPPAPRSPVDAVKEAVGSTLAQAGIASSVVRATRSPLSPISAPPSTERRLGLVRLDTAEIRRIRRAHGGTANDVVLAILSGALREWMINRGQRADDRTLRALIPVSVRGRSAEQLGGNKLSGYLCELPVGLDDPAERLLAVQREMSRNKAAGPARGPGAFPLLADRMPSMLHRLGSKAAGLAAPLLFDLVITTVPVPPNRLTLDGTKVAGVYPFVPLAPRQAVGIAVATYRDSVHIGLQANGAAVSDVGSLRDGVLKSAARLLDTA